In Bacillus weihaiensis, the genomic stretch GATGAACGTACCGGTGAGGAAAAATTAAAGTAAACGGTAATAGTCATCTAAGAAGAAAGTTTTGGCTAACATTGACTTGAGGGTGATTTTTTCGCCTTATTCTAGACAGAAAACCCAGTAGAAAAGGCTTAGCTTGTCAATTTTAAAGGCAAGACATTGTTGCTTTTTATTAAGTTTACTGTAGGTAGTGTGCATGTAACCAAGTCTCTAATTCTTCCTTTAGCTGTGGATGAATTGGGTACTTTTCTGCTGATTTGTATTGTTTCTTGATGGAGAGGACGGATTTATCTCCCGTAAATTCTTTTAGCATGTGATCCATGTTAGGAATGATTACTGTTTTTGCATTTGACTTTCCTAACTGATCAATACGAGTTAGATTTTCACAATGAGCCTGTACGTCCTTTTCACCTGTAATAGCCAAGATAGGTGCTTCCATTTTATTTAAGGCTTGAAGTATTTTTTCTGTTGTGTACGCGTAATGCTCTCTAAACCATTTAGCAGGAATTTTTTGCATGGAGATTCTCATCATATCTTTGTCATTTGTATACAGCTTTTTCTCAAACTTTGTGAATTGCTTTTTAAGCTTTTCTTCATTTAAAACAAGTCTTAAAAGTAAACCTTTTATACCTTTTAAATGTTTTATTTCCTCTAGTATTTGTAGATTCTGATAGTACTGCGATTCTTTTATGTTGGCTGCTGCCCCTCCAAGTAGGATAAGCCCTCCTAGTTGTTCAGTTTCACTCACCTTTGTTGCGAGTATGCATCCCTCTGAATGACCAAGTAAGATAATCTGATTTTCATCCACTAAAGGATGTTTTTTCAAAAAACGCACCATACAGCTGACATCTGAGACTAAGTCGTGCATCCCACCTTTAGTTGGATCTCCTTCACTTTCACCCACAGATCGTTTGTCATAACGTAAGCTAATAAATCCTAAATCCGTTACGAAATGAGCAATCTCTTTATAAAGGTTCGACTCAATTTTCGGCTTTTTCATATTGCCATCTCGATCAGAACCTCCTGACCCATTAATCATAATAATTGCAGGAAACTTCTGTTGATCCTTATTTGGGATGGCCAATGTTCCTTTAAGTGTTATTCCGTTATGTACTGAAAAAACTTCTTCTATCCATGTATTCAATTTTACCAGCTCCTATTATTATCATTATTGATAATAATATCATTTTTTCACAAAACATCTACTGTATTCTCATGAATTTTTCCGACAAAAAAAGCCCCTCTTGTCAATGAGTGGCTAGTAGCTACGACTTAATCTTCATCCTTCACATCTGGATCTTCAGGAATCGGTTCCTTTAAGTAGTCGTTGATCCATTCTTTATACTTTTCTAGTTGTTCAAAATGTGTCGTGAATTGATCTTTATTCACTAAGTACTGTTCTCCATCAAAGAGGGCTCTAATCTTTTTTTCTAAAATTAGCGCTCTTACTTGTTCTTCTGGTATAGATAAATATTCTGCTGTTTCAGCTACTGTTAAGTACATCATGTCACCTGTTCTTCAAATTTTTAGATATGGCTTGTTGCTTCCCTAAAAAGTTTTCTCTCTGTAGGGGGCTCCTCTTTTCTTCCTGACCTTGGTAGTACATGTGAATGCTGACTATTTTCTTTAACCTTCGAGGCTATTTAGTGTACTAATCATCTTAACTCATTCACTCGGCCTACACTCCATCTATCCTTATTATGCAGTTCTAGGAGAAGAAAAACAATGATACAGCAAAAGAGACTGACTCAAACCGAGTACAGTCTCCACATCTGCTTTTTATGATTGAATTTCTCTTAAGAGTTCATATGCTGCTTCCTTCGTTCTTACCGCTAATAGTTGATTACGATAGTCGTCGTCCATTAATTTACGAGAAAGCATTTGAAGGATTTTTAGGTGTGCATCACCCTGTGCTGATTTTGGCACAGCAATCATAAAGATTAACTTCGCTTCTGAACCGTCCAAGCTTTTCCAGTCAACTCCGTCTTGTTTTATTCCAAAGAAGACGGTTGGCTTTACAACAGCATCAGATTTACCATGTGGAATTGCGATATTCATCCCAATCCCTGTTGAGCTTTGTTCTTCACGGTCTATAATGGCTTGTGTAAAATCTGACTTTGATGAAAGTCTACCAGATTTATAGAGTTTTTCGATCATATCTTCAATGATTTCATCTCTTGTGTTTCCTTTTAGTTGAACATCAATGAAGTCTGTGTGTGTAATCTCCGTTATATTTGTCACTTCACTCGATGGCTCTGAGCTTACAGATGGAGTGAGCTGTTCTTGCCCCTTTTTTATCTCGCTAGAAGCTTCCACATTTTTTTTCAAAAGATTTACTAATAATGCTGTGACAAAGGAACCTACTATAATAGCGATAAAGAACATGAGGACGTTGTCAACAGCACCAAGTACGGCAACAATAGGTCCTCCATGTGCCACTCTGTCTCCAACCTGGCCAATCATCGCGATGACAGCACCTGTCATCGAACCAACCATGATACTTGGAATGACACGTAGCGGATCTTGAGCAGCGAATGGTATCGCACCTTCTGTAATTCCGAATAATCCCATCGTGAAGGAAGCTTTTCCTGCTTCACGTTCAGCTGGCTGGAATTTCTTTCGACTTAAAAATGTGGCAATTCCCATACCGATTGGTGGGATACAGATCGCTGCGGCGATTGGACCCATAATTTCATAA encodes the following:
- a CDS encoding alpha/beta hydrolase, which codes for MNTWIEEVFSVHNGITLKGTLAIPNKDQQKFPAIIMINGSGGSDRDGNMKKPKIESNLYKEIAHFVTDLGFISLRYDKRSVGESEGDPTKGGMHDLVSDVSCMVRFLKKHPLVDENQIILLGHSEGCILATKVSETEQLGGLILLGGAAANIKESQYYQNLQILEEIKHLKGIKGLLLRLVLNEEKLKKQFTKFEKKLYTNDKDMMRISMQKIPAKWFREHYAYTTEKILQALNKMEAPILAITGEKDVQAHCENLTRIDQLGKSNAKTVIIPNMDHMLKEFTGDKSVLSIKKQYKSAEKYPIHPQLKEELETWLHAHYLQ
- a CDS encoding excisionase family DNA-binding protein; this encodes MYLTVAETAEYLSIPEEQVRALILEKKIRALFDGEQYLVNKDQFTTHFEQLEKYKEWINDYLKEPIPEDPDVKDED